A single bacterium DNA region contains:
- a CDS encoding paraslipin, with protein sequence MGSAFAIAVVVVAVLMAYNGVKIVREYQRLVVFRLGRSFGPKGPGIVYLIPIIDKAVWVDLREAFLEIPAQTCITKDNAPISIDFLIYWKVFDPQLTVIQVGNFATAAQGIATTGLRAVIGDLSLDDALTKRDRINQVMRAKLDEVTERWGVKVT encoded by the coding sequence TGCTCATGGCATACAACGGCGTCAAGATCGTCCGCGAGTACCAGCGCTTGGTGGTGTTCCGCCTGGGCCGCAGCTTCGGCCCGAAGGGTCCTGGGATCGTCTACCTGATCCCGATCATCGACAAAGCGGTCTGGGTGGACCTCCGGGAGGCGTTCCTCGAAATCCCCGCACAGACGTGCATCACGAAGGATAACGCCCCGATTTCCATTGATTTCCTTATCTACTGGAAGGTGTTCGACCCCCAACTCACCGTCATCCAGGTGGGCAACTTCGCCACGGCTGCGCAGGGGATCGCCACGACCGGGCTGCGCGCAGTGATCGGCGACCTCAGCCTCGACGACGCCCTGACGAAGCGGGACCGGATCAACCAAGTCATGCGCGCCAAGCTCGACGAGGTCACGGAGCGGTGGGGGGTCAAGGTGACC